The following proteins come from a genomic window of Vidua chalybeata isolate OUT-0048 chromosome 2, bVidCha1 merged haplotype, whole genome shotgun sequence:
- the RGCC gene encoding regulator of cell cycle RGCC isoform X2, producing MKSPAAQRPAGQAPGEDGGGLAEALGEFDAVLAEFSCPAGRRRFFYGEHLERMKRRSSASVSDGSGLSDSESADSLFRNSFSLSDEKLNSSTASTPSLPSPSVTPCKAKLGDTKELEDFIADLDRTLASM from the exons atgaAGTCGCCTGCAGCCCAGCGCCCGGCGGGGCAAG CGCCGGGGGAGGACGGCGGGGGCCTGGCGGAGGCGCTGGGCGAGTTCGACGCGGTGCTGGCCGAGTTCTCCTGCCCCGCCGGCCGGCGCCGCTTCTTCTACGGCGAGCACCTGGAGCGCATGAAGCGGCGGAGCAGCGCCAGCGTCAGCGACGGCAGCGGCCTCAGCGACTCCGAGA GTGCAGATTCCCTCTTCAGAAATAGTTTCAGTCTCAGTGATGAAAAGCTCAACTCTTCAACTGCATCTACTCCAAGCTTGCCATCCCCTTCAGTAACTCCTTGTAAAG CAAAGCTTGGAGACACAAAAGAGCTGGAGGACTTCATTGCTGATCTTGACAGAACACTAGCAA gTATGTGA
- the RGCC gene encoding regulator of cell cycle RGCC isoform X1, whose translation MQSHGLTASELPPPRRAVCPVLLAVMGLGKADPVLCSRDKSLLTAGSESRYILPPQQPGTQPVLGLAQRDPPEGAALPVAAGRRRATLPAGGGVVGGTAAAGTAGRAYLHRPGAAPAAAPPCPSPARPRYKRDSGGAGRSGWRREAAAALGHLRPPPPP comes from the coding sequence ATGCAAAGCCACGGGCTCACTGCAAGCGAGCTGCCGCCTCCTCGTCGTGCtgtgtgccctgtcctgctggcagTCATGGGGCTGGGTAAGGCTGACCCAGTCCTATGTTCCCGTGACAAGTCCCTCCTCACAGCCGGCTCTGAGTCCCGTTATATCCTCCCTCCACAGCAGCCCGGCACGCAGCCGGTGCTGGGGTTAGCGCAGCGCGATCCTCCCGAAGGAGCCGCACTCCCGGTGGCGGCCGGGCGGCGACGGGCGACACTTCCCGCCGGCGGTGGCGTTGTTGGCGGGACTGCGGCCGCTGGCACAGCCGGCCGGGCGTACCTGCACCGCCCgggggccgcccccgccgccgccccgccctgccccagcccggcccggccgcgctaTAAGAGGGacagcggcggggccgggcgctcAGGCTGGCGGCGGGAGGCGGCAGCGGCGCTGGGGCATctccgcccgccgccgccgccatga